From the Mycobacterium noviomagense genome, the window GCCGTGCTGGCGATGATGATGTCGATCTCGTTGCTGCTGGCCGCAATCACGCTGCTGACGGTGCCGCTTTCCGTGGTGGTCACCCGCGTGATCACGCGACGTTCGCAGCGGATGTTCGCCGCCCAGTGGTGGCAGACCGGACGGCTCAACGCCCACATCGAAGAGACCTACAGCGGATTCACGGTGGTGAAGACCTTCGGCCATCGGGCTAGGGCGCAAGAGCAGTTCCGCGAGTTCAACGACGACGTGTACCGGTCCAGTTTCGGTGCGCAGTTCGTATCGGGTCTGCTGTCACCGGCGGCGATGTTCATCGCCAACCTCAGCTACGTGGCGGTGGCGGTGGTCGGCGGTCTGCAGGTGGCAACAGGGCAGATCACCCTCGGCAGCGTCCAGGCCTTCATCCAATACGTGCGCCAGTTCAACCAGCCGCTGACCCAGCTGGCGGCCATGTACAACACGCTGCAATCCGGAGTGGCCAGCGCCGAGCGGGTTTTCGAATTCCTGGACGAGGCCGAAGAACCCGCAGACGGTGCCGTTGCGCTGCCGCCCAACAACGGCGAGGAGCCAAGTGGCCGAGTCGAATTCGAGCATGTGAATTTCGCCTACCGCCCTGGCACGCCGGTTATCCGGGATGTGTCCTTCGTTGCGGAGCCGGGGAGCACCGTCGCGCTCGTGGGACCCACTGGCGCCGGCAAAACCACGCTGGTGAACCTGTTGATGCGGTTCTACGACGTCGATTCGGGGCGGATCCTGATCGACGGCGTCGATATCGCGTCGATGAGCCGACAGTCCCTGCGTTCCAGAATCGGCATGGTGCTGCAGGACACTTGGTTGTTCGATGGCACGATCGCCGAGAACATCGCCTATGGGCGACCCGGCGCGAGCGACGACGAGATCGTCGAAGCGTCCAGGGCGGCATACGTCGACCGGTTCGTGCGCACGCTGGCGGACGGCTACCAGACGCGGGTCACCAACGACGGCGGCAACATCAGCGCCGGCGAGAAGCAACTGATCACCATCGCGCGGGCTTTTTTAGCCCGCCCACAGCTATTGATCCTCGATGAGGCAACCAGTTCGGTCGACAGCCGCACCGAGTTGCTCGTTCAGCATGCGATGCATGGACTTCGTCGCGGCCGAACGAGCTTCGTTATCGCCCACCGTCTTTCGACGATCCGCGACGCCGACCACATCCTGGTGATGGATTCCGGCGAGATCATCGAACAAGGCAGCCACGCCGAATTGCTGGCACGGCACGGGATCTACTGGGAGATGGCGCGGGCCTAGAGTTCCGGGCCCTGCGCTCTCAGATCATCGACCTTTGCCATCGCTTCGCGCAGTTTGGCCAGCCACTCCTCGGTGTGCTCGCCGACCAGTTTGACCGCCCAGGCCAACGCGTCGGAGCGGGATCGGGCCACGCCGGCATCGACAAGCGTGTCGAGCACCTGACGTTCGGGCTGCTTCAGCCGCGTCATGACCGGAACCGCGATATGTGTGAACAGGATTCGCTCGCCACCGACCTCGACGCCCCAGGAGACCTTGCGACCGTACCGAGCCTGTGCCTCGTCGGCGATGTTCATGCGCTCCGGCCGGGTTTCCTCGCGGAACCGCGAGACCCGCCCGGACGTGCGCGCTTCGCTTTCTTCTTGCCCCTCGGGTTCAGCCAGCTTGCCGATCACGGTGATCTCTTCGCGGTCGACGATGACCACCGGGTCGCCGTCGAACCAGTCGTCCGGGAGACGCCCAGCGAACCATTCGGCGGCGTCGCTGGCGTCCGGTTGCTCCGCCTGCTGCCAGCCGCCGGGGCGTCCATAGCGCCGCCCATGCATATGGTGTCGTTTCATGATTACATGATTACATCATTACACTGCTAATGGAACCGTGTTCTCCGGAAGCGAACACGACGCGATTTCAGCGCTTGCGCAGAACCGCGACTGGGCCCGCCCGGAAAGGCGCGAGCGGGCCGATGACGGTGAAAACCATTGATACATCGGAGTCGACGGCGTAGCTTTAGGAGCGAAGCAGACCCGGAAGTGACTGATCCGAAGAGCCGGTGTAAGGGGTGTCAGAGCCGGCCGCGCAGGATGTATGAGACGCAACCCCAGTGTCCTCCGGGTCTGCCCTTTTATCTGCGAACCTAGCCCCAAGCCTCGTTGTCGCCGCTCTCGCCGCGGCGGGCGCGAAACAGCTTCACCTCGCCCTTGACGCCTTTGAGATGACGGTCGCCGGCGAACGACCAGCTGAACCCCGGGCCGTCCCCTACCGCCTCGCGTACCGACTCGGCCGCGAGCACCGTGCCGGGCCGCGCGACGCCGGTCACCCGGCTGGCCACATTCACCGGGCTGCCGAACCAGTCGCCGGCCCGGCTTACCGCGGACCCCGCGGCCACGCCCGCCCGCAGCCGCGGAAATTCGTTCTCGGTGTCGGTGACTTCGACGAGCTTGAGCACCGCATCGAGCAGCGGCACGGGATCTGGGCTCACGAACATCACCGCGTCGCCGATCGTCTTGATGAACCGCACCGGTGGGGCGGCCACGTCCCGGGCAAGGCCGGCCAGGCGATCGGCCAACTGCACCAGCTCCTCGGGCGGCACCGCCTCGCCAAGGCGGGTGAAGCCGACGAGATCGGCGAACGCCACGGCGACGTGGCGTGCGCCGGGTAACGGTGCGCCCGCGGCTCGTTCGCTGGCGCTGACGGCTTCGGTCTCCATCTGGTGGCGCAGGTGCATGAACAGCATGTCGGTGATCCACGGACCCAGCAGCGGGGCGATCCGGCTCACCAACGCGTAGGAGCGCTTCGCGGTCTCCAGCTCGCTTAGGCCCGGTTCGAGGATGGCTGCCAGCGCGGTGTAGCGCATCACCTCGGCGGCATGCGAGAGACCTTCGGCGAGAACGCGCACCACCTGGACCAAGTGCTCGGGGTCGAGGCCGACCTCGAGGAAGCGTTGTGCGTGCGCAGCGGCGATGCCGTCGGCGCGCATGTGGACGGCGGCGTCGGGGTCGTCGACCCTCGCCAGCCCGATGGCGCGCTGGACCCGTTGCAGCAAATCCAGGTCCACGCCGGCTGACTCGCTGATCTCGCGCGCAGACACATAGGTGCCGTCATCGCCGATCAGTCGCCGCGACGCCAGCAGCATCGGCATGAACGATCCTCGAATTTCCTCGACCGTGATGCCTTGGTCGAGCAACCACTCGATCAACTCCGCGCGCTCGGCACGCACATTGCCTTCCAGGCCATCGAGCAGATCGTCGATGTCCGGGCCGACCCCGTCGTCCACGCCGACAACCTATAACGCCCGCGGCGCATGATGTGAGCTGTTGACGTCCTCCTCTGGCTGAAACCAGAGGATTCCAACCCTGATCCCGCTACCTATACGGCAGGAGAGCACAGTTGAGGTTCACGGTTCCTAGACCGGCGAGCGCCGAGGTCTCCCCGTGCAGTCACCGCCCGTCCGGCGGCGATGTTGCGTGCAGCGTTCACGTCGGCATTGCATGGCCCGGCGGTGCAGGATTCGCACTGGAAAACCGCTTGGCTCTTACGGTTTCCGGCAGCGACGTGCCCGCAAACGGCGCATCGTTGCGACGTGTACGCGGCCGGAACCTGCTCGACCCGACCAGAGGCTTTATGCTGCAAACGCGCAGCGAACATGCCCCAACCGCTGCGGCTGATACCTCGGTTCAGTCCCCGTTTTTCGGCAACACCTACACTGGGCTGCTCCAGCGTTCCCCGCGCAGAGCGAGTCATCGCACGCACATCAAGGACCTCAATGCGGATCGTTTCGAACCGGTGTGCGAGCCACCCTTGGCGCGGGCAAGGCGCCGCTGCAGCGCCTTCAAGCGCTTGGCCTCACCGTGGCTCAGCCGAGGAGCATGCAGCAATTGCCCGGTCGACAGCGCGGCCGCCACCGCAACGCCGCGGTCGATACCCACCACGGAGCCATCGGCCGGCCCGGCAATGGTTTGCGGTGCGTGGGCGAACGCGATGTGCCAGCGACCGGCCCGATCACGGGTGATGCGGTAGAACTTCGCACCCTCGGGGACCGGCCGCGACAGGCGAAACCGGATCCGGCCGACCTTGGGTACCCACACCCGAGCGAACCGCCGGTTCAGACGCTCGACGTGATGGGCTTTGACCGCGACCTGCCGAAAGCCCTCATGCACACCGGCTTTGCGCCAGGTCGGTCGACGGTGGGTGCCGTTGAAAAAGTTACGCATCGCTTGCGCGAAATCCCGCAACGCCTGCTGCTGCACAGTCTGCGAGCCCGCTGCCAGCCAGCTGTATTCGGCACGGGCGGCCGTCAAACGGGCGCACTGCTCGTTATAGCCGGGCGCTTGGCGCCCCGGCTGCCAGTGCCGCTGCTGCTCTACAGCCAAATTCCATACAAACCGGGCGTGGCGACAGTGCTCCGCCAACAACACCGCCTGCTTAGCAGTCGGAACCAATCGATAACGCGACACCCCTGCAACCTAACCGTTACCACCGACAAACCGCCGAACGGAAACGCCGTAATCAGCTGATGGCCACGCCGCTGCTCGAGGGATTACCGCCGATTGCCGCTCATGGCGCCCGGCTGCTGATCTTGGGCTCGTTTCCCAGCGCCCAATCGCTTACGATGCGCCAGTACTACGCCAATCCGCGAAATGCGTTCTGGCGAATCACCGCCGAGCTGTTCGGGTTCGATCCCAATGCGCCCTACGAAAGCCGGTTGGCGGCGTTGCAGTCACACGGGGTGGCGCTCTGGGATGTACTGCGCAGATGCCGCCGCGCCGGTAGTTCGGACGCCAAGATCGAGCCGAAAAGCATGGTGGTCAACGACTTTGCGGACCTGTTCGCGAACTATCCAACGATTACGCAGGTGTACTTCAACGGCGAGAAGGCTGCCACCGTGTTCGGCAAGCTGGTCCGGCTAGACGCGCCGGTCAGCTATCAGCGACTGCCGTCGACCAGCCCGGCCAACGCCATCCCGCTCGAGGCGAAACTAGCGGCTTGGCAAGTGATTTCACTGTCATGACACCGGCGGGCGCCGGTGCGCCCAAGGCCTGGCGCTTTCGATCTGGGCGCTGAGCGCAAGCAACGTCGCCTCGTCGTACGGCCGGCCCACCAGCTGAATGCCGAACGGCAGCCCGTCAGGGTCCAACCCCCATGGCACCGCAGCCGCGGGCTGACCGGTCAGGTTCCATATCTCGAAAAACGGAACCTGGCGCGCGACCAGCAGCAAACTCGACACCGCGCCGCGGCGTTGTAAGGCCCCGACGCGGGGCGGTCCGGTGGCGTTCGCCGGTGTGACGAGCACGTCGACGTCGTCGAAAATCGACTGGATCCTTGAGCTCAGGGCCTCCTCGCCGGCGCGCACCGCTGCGATCCGCCGGTCAGAGATAAGGCGACCGATGCGTGCCATGTTGCGGGTGCGCGCCTCCAGCCGCTCCGGATGAGGCAGGGCGCGGGCATCGTCATAGATGCCGCGGAAGTAGCGCGGTAGGTAGCTGCCGTAGATCGCCGTCGGCGGGTAGTCGGGGTCGCGCGCTACGACGTGGTGGCCGAGTTCGCGAAGCAGATCCCCCGCCTGGTGGACAGCCGCCTTGTGCTCCTTGCTGCATTTGACGATCAGCGGTGGTGGAGCCTTGGTGCTCAACGCGATTCGCAGTCGGCCGGGTGATCGCGCTGCCGCGGCGACGAACCCACCGTCGGGGCCGGGCTGTGTCGTCGTCGCATCGAGAAACACCGCCGCATCGGTCACCGAACGCGCGATCGGGCCGTTGACGCTCAGTCCGCACCACGCGTCCTCATGTGGCGAGAGCGAGATCCGGCCGCGCTGGGTTTTAACCCCGAACAGACCGCACCACGTCGACGGGATACGGATCGAGCCGCCGCCGTCGGAGCCCAGCGCCAGCGAGGCGAGCCCAGCGGCCACCGCCGCGCCGCTGCCGCCGCTGCTGCCGCCGGGCGTGCGTGAGAGGTCCCACGGATTGCGGGTCGCGCCAAAGGTCACCGATTCGGTGAAGGGCAGCATCATCAACTCGGGCACCGAGGTCTTGCCAAGGATCACCGCGCCGGCGGCCCGCAGTGCGCGAACGACTTCGGCGTCCTGGGTTGCCGCCGGGCCGTGGGCGCTGGTGCCGTAAGTTGTTGTCTGTCCGGCGATCTCGACGTCGTCTTTGATCGCGATCGGTACCCCGAGCAGCGGCAGTCGTTCACCGGCGACCAAGCGGCGCTGCGCGTCGGCGGCTTCCTGACGTGCGGTGTGGGCCAACACGACGCGGTAGGACCGTAGCTGCGGGTCCAGCCGGGCGATGCGGTCCAGGTAAATCTCCAGCAGCTCAGGAGCGGTGACGGTGCCGGCGGCCAACATCCGCGCCTGTTCAGCCGCGCCGGCGAAGGCCAGGTCGCGAGGGTCCACCGCGGCACTGTATCGCGCTGGAGAGGCAGACTACGGACATGACCGACACGGTGTTCGATGCAATGAGCGAAGAGCAACTCCGCCGACGCAAGACCATCAAATGGACCTACTTCGAGCCCGACGTGCTGCCGCTGTGGATCGCCGAGATGGATTTCGCGACCGCGCCGGCCGTGGTCGACGCCGCGCACGCGTGCGTCGACAACCAAGAATTCGGCTACCCGCCGGTCGAAGATGACCTAGCGACGGCGACCGCCGAGTGGTGCCGGCGCCGCTACGGCTGGCACGTCGAGCCCGACTGGGTCCGGGTCGTTCCCGACGTGCTCAAGGGCATGGAGGTCGTGATCAACTTCCTCACCCGCCCCGAGAGCCCGGTCGTCTTGCCCGTCCCGGCGTACATGCCGTTCTTCGACGTGCTGCGGGTCACCGGTCGGCAACGCGTGGAAATCCCGATGCTGCAAGATGTTTCGGGGCGGTACGTCATGGATCTGGACGCGCTCGACGCCGCCTTCGCCGGCGGAGCCGGATCGCTGATTCTGTGCAACCCGAACAATCCGCTCGGGACGGCGTTCACCCCCGATGAGATGCGTGCCATCGTCGACGTCGCGGAAAGGCACGGCGGGCGGGTCATCGCCGATGAGATCCATGCGCCCCTGGTCTACCCCCGCCCCCACGTCGCGGCCGCCTCCGTTTCCGACACGGCCGCGCAAACGGTGATCACGCTGATGTCGGCGTCCAAAGGCTGGAACCTGCCCGGCTTGATGTGCGCCCAAGTGATCTTGTCCAACCGTCGCGACATCGACGAGTGGGACCGGATCAACATGCTGCACAAGATGGGCGCGTCCACCGTCGGTATCCGCGCGAACATCGCCGCCTACCAGCACGGTGCCGCGTGGCTGGACGAGCTGCTCCCCTACCTGAAGACCAATCGGGACCACCTCGCGCACCGTCTGCCCGAGGCCATTCCGGGGGTGAAGATCAACACGCCGGAAGCCACCTACATGTCCTGGGTGGACTTCCGGGCGCTGAACCTGCCAGCCGAACCGGCGGATTACCTGCTGTCCAAGGCCAAGGTCGCGCTGAGCCCGGGCATCCCGTTCGGTGCGACGGTAAGCGCGGGGTTCGCGCGGCTGAACTTCGGCACCACTCGTGCGATCCTCGACCGCGCGATCGAGGCGATGGCCGCCGCGGTGCCCCCTGATGGCAACCCAGTACGGTAGCCGCATGTCCTGCGTGTTCTGTG encodes:
- a CDS encoding ABC transporter ATP-binding protein — its product is MTMAMNRPIREVVEAPAERSRDFTGAVVRLAKRLAPQRWMASAVVALSIAGIAVSVTGPRVLGHATDLLFNGVISRQLPAGMTKEQAVAAARARGNDTFAELLSRMNLVPGRGVDFAAVGRTLALALTIYLVAAALIWVQARLLNVTVRRTMLALRSDVEDKVHRLPLSYFDSRQRGELLSRVTNDIDNIQTSISMTITQLFSAVLTVVAVLAMMMSISLLLAAITLLTVPLSVVVTRVITRRSQRMFAAQWWQTGRLNAHIEETYSGFTVVKTFGHRARAQEQFREFNDDVYRSSFGAQFVSGLLSPAAMFIANLSYVAVAVVGGLQVATGQITLGSVQAFIQYVRQFNQPLTQLAAMYNTLQSGVASAERVFEFLDEAEEPADGAVALPPNNGEEPSGRVEFEHVNFAYRPGTPVIRDVSFVAEPGSTVALVGPTGAGKTTLVNLLMRFYDVDSGRILIDGVDIASMSRQSLRSRIGMVLQDTWLFDGTIAENIAYGRPGASDDEIVEASRAAYVDRFVRTLADGYQTRVTNDGGNISAGEKQLITIARAFLARPQLLILDEATSSVDSRTELLVQHAMHGLRRGRTSFVIAHRLSTIRDADHILVMDSGEIIEQGSHAELLARHGIYWEMARA
- a CDS encoding adenylate/guanylate cyclase domain-containing protein; the encoded protein is MDDGVGPDIDDLLDGLEGNVRAERAELIEWLLDQGITVEEIRGSFMPMLLASRRLIGDDGTYVSAREISESAGVDLDLLQRVQRAIGLARVDDPDAAVHMRADGIAAAHAQRFLEVGLDPEHLVQVVRVLAEGLSHAAEVMRYTALAAILEPGLSELETAKRSYALVSRIAPLLGPWITDMLFMHLRHQMETEAVSASERAAGAPLPGARHVAVAFADLVGFTRLGEAVPPEELVQLADRLAGLARDVAAPPVRFIKTIGDAVMFVSPDPVPLLDAVLKLVEVTDTENEFPRLRAGVAAGSAVSRAGDWFGSPVNVASRVTGVARPGTVLAAESVREAVGDGPGFSWSFAGDRHLKGVKGEVKLFRARRGESGDNEAWG
- a CDS encoding transposase, with the translated sequence MTRSARGTLEQPSVGVAEKRGLNRGISRSGWGMFAARLQHKASGRVEQVPAAYTSQRCAVCGHVAAGNRKSQAVFQCESCTAGPCNADVNAARNIAAGRAVTARGDLGARRSRNREPQLCSPAV
- a CDS encoding RNA-guided endonuclease InsQ/TnpB family protein, producing the protein MSRYRLVPTAKQAVLLAEHCRHARFVWNLAVEQQRHWQPGRQAPGYNEQCARLTAARAEYSWLAAGSQTVQQQALRDFAQAMRNFFNGTHRRPTWRKAGVHEGFRQVAVKAHHVERLNRRFARVWVPKVGRIRFRLSRPVPEGAKFYRITRDRAGRWHIAFAHAPQTIAGPADGSVVGIDRGVAVAAALSTGQLLHAPRLSHGEAKRLKALQRRLARAKGGSHTGSKRSALRSLMCVR
- a CDS encoding DNA-deoxyinosine glycosylase — encoded protein: MATPLLEGLPPIAAHGARLLILGSFPSAQSLTMRQYYANPRNAFWRITAELFGFDPNAPYESRLAALQSHGVALWDVLRRCRRAGSSDAKIEPKSMVVNDFADLFANYPTITQVYFNGEKAATVFGKLVRLDAPVSYQRLPSTSPANAIPLEAKLAAWQVISLS
- a CDS encoding amidase encodes the protein MDPRDLAFAGAAEQARMLAAGTVTAPELLEIYLDRIARLDPQLRSYRVVLAHTARQEAADAQRRLVAGERLPLLGVPIAIKDDVEIAGQTTTYGTSAHGPAATQDAEVVRALRAAGAVILGKTSVPELMMLPFTESVTFGATRNPWDLSRTPGGSSGGSGAAVAAGLASLALGSDGGGSIRIPSTWCGLFGVKTQRGRISLSPHEDAWCGLSVNGPIARSVTDAAVFLDATTTQPGPDGGFVAAAARSPGRLRIALSTKAPPPLIVKCSKEHKAAVHQAGDLLRELGHHVVARDPDYPPTAIYGSYLPRYFRGIYDDARALPHPERLEARTRNMARIGRLISDRRIAAVRAGEEALSSRIQSIFDDVDVLVTPANATGPPRVGALQRRGAVSSLLLVARQVPFFEIWNLTGQPAAAVPWGLDPDGLPFGIQLVGRPYDEATLLALSAQIESARPWAHRRPPVS
- a CDS encoding MalY/PatB family protein, with the protein product MTDTVFDAMSEEQLRRRKTIKWTYFEPDVLPLWIAEMDFATAPAVVDAAHACVDNQEFGYPPVEDDLATATAEWCRRRYGWHVEPDWVRVVPDVLKGMEVVINFLTRPESPVVLPVPAYMPFFDVLRVTGRQRVEIPMLQDVSGRYVMDLDALDAAFAGGAGSLILCNPNNPLGTAFTPDEMRAIVDVAERHGGRVIADEIHAPLVYPRPHVAAASVSDTAAQTVITLMSASKGWNLPGLMCAQVILSNRRDIDEWDRINMLHKMGASTVGIRANIAAYQHGAAWLDELLPYLKTNRDHLAHRLPEAIPGVKINTPEATYMSWVDFRALNLPAEPADYLLSKAKVALSPGIPFGATVSAGFARLNFGTTRAILDRAIEAMAAAVPPDGNPVR